Genomic DNA from Halobaculum sp. MBLA0147:
CTCATGAACACGCCGACGCGAACCCGGTCGCCGTCCGTCCGGATCACGGAGACGTGGCCGTCCGCCGGAGCGAGCACACCCTCCTCGGGTGGCTCTCGCTCCGGATCGCGGAAGAACCAGACGACGAACAGCGTGAGGCCGACGAACAGCGGTGTCGCCGGCGGGAGGAGGACGAGCGACGCGAGACTACCGCCGACGAGCGGGAGTGCCCACCGCCGGAGTGCGGGTGCGAACCGCGTGGTGAGTGTCGTGTCCATGGGTGTAGGGACGAAAGGGTGTTCGTGTGGAGGTGACGGGTGGTGTAGACGTGATGGGGCGTGCGTGTGAACCGAGAGGGTGGTGTGCCCGGTGTGGGCCCGGACCGCTCAGGCGGACGCGGACGCGAGCCGTTGGTCGAGGGACCGCCGGCCGGCGGCCCACGAAGTGAGCAGGTGGGTGAGGTGGAGTCGGTCGTCCGTGCCGTCGACCATCGTCAGGTCCACCTCCCCGGCCAGCGCGTGGAGGCGCGTCACGTCGTGACTCCCGATCTCGGAGCTACTCCGGGCCACCCGGAGCAGTTCCCGCAGGAGCGTGTCCCCGTCGAACCCCTGTTCGTACAGCAGGTCGTCGAGCGTCCCGCGGGCGTCGCCCACGTCGCCGACCCGTGCGTCCGAGACCACACTCCGCAGTTCGTCGTCGACGCCCACGTCGTCGAGCGTCTCGTAGGCGGCCTGCATCGTGATCTCGTCGTGGTCGGACGCCGTCGCCTGTGCCGACAACACCGCCTCTCGGAGGTCCCCGTCGGCCGCACTCGCGACGAACTCGAGTCCCTCGGGTTCCGTCGGCACGTCCTCGGCCTCGCAGATCCCCGCGAGCACGTCGATGATCTCGTCGGTCGTCGGCGCGCGAACCGGCACGGGGAAACACCGCGACCGGATCGGCGGGATCAGCTTTGAGGGCTGGCGCGTGACGATCACGAACTG
This window encodes:
- a CDS encoding AAA family ATPase — translated: MDGPTWTERYAPALDEVPQASVRERLERALDEPMNLVVQGPPGVGKTAAVRALARETHDDPDNDLVELNVADFFDRTKKEIREDPRFRPFLAGRSQMAKRDMINHVLKESAANAPVSGEFKTVVLDNAEAIREDFQQALRRVMERFHRTTQFVIVTRQPSKLIPPIRSRCFPVPVRAPTTDEIIDVLAGICEAEDVPTEPEGLEFVASAADGDLREAVLSAQATASDHDEITMQAAYETLDDVGVDDELRSVVSDARVGDVGDARGTLDDLLYEQGFDGDTLLRELLRVARSSSEIGSHDVTRLHALAGEVDLTMVDGTDDRLHLTHLLTSWAAGRRSLDQRLASASA